The following are from one region of the Rosettibacter firmus genome:
- a CDS encoding acetate--CoA ligase family protein has product MDSIKNFFYPESICIVGASSKEKSIGYEILKNIKEYGYKGKIFPVNPRADEILSYKCFHSIEEIPEKIDLGIVVVPKQIVEDSIISLMKKNVKSVILVTAGFKEVGKEGEELERRILEITKNAGAKLVGPNCMGVINALDDVRLNATFVAEKPEKGSTGFLSQSGALGAAVLNSLRETDIKFAHFISVGNKADVNENDIVEFWQNDDNIRTIVLYLESFSDGERFIKNILDGKFHKPIIILKAGRTLSGMKAAISHTGAMSTQDRVVDSILKQFGIIRAENLNELFNTAKGFENFPLPKGNKVAVVTNAGGPAILCVDKLEKEGLILSTLSNETKETVKKLIHPEGSAENPVDLLPNGDAQTFTNVIKTLVKDENVDAIISIFVEPVMVSAFDVIESINSIESNKPIFQVAMPLPEFWQYYKLNSKYKKPVFRNPEDPAEIISNMLLYSNKNKVIRKSEFLNRHKVGGYRITSKSGILDHNEIEKLCKHYNIPLVKSKLLLPEEIKNIEKDFFPLVLKGINKNVIHKTEVNAVMLNIKNEDELLKASEEIKVNFRHKGYEVEAFLIQQYVNPKYEILIGGYRDNSFGPIIMFGLGGKYVEVYDDIVIKSCYLKGEDIDEMIVSTKIGKILKGVRGEKAVNIDDLKNIIKNCALMMIENPEILEFDINPLIIDKEDNYYVVDVRINIKV; this is encoded by the coding sequence ATGGATTCTATAAAAAACTTTTTCTATCCAGAATCAATATGCATCGTTGGGGCATCAAGTAAAGAAAAAAGTATAGGATATGAAATTTTAAAGAACATTAAAGAGTATGGATATAAAGGGAAAATATTTCCTGTAAATCCTCGTGCAGATGAAATCTTATCGTATAAGTGCTTTCATTCAATTGAAGAAATTCCTGAGAAGATTGATCTGGGAATTGTGGTTGTTCCAAAACAAATAGTAGAAGATTCAATAATCTCATTGATGAAGAAAAATGTAAAATCGGTAATTCTTGTTACAGCTGGATTTAAGGAAGTGGGTAAAGAAGGTGAAGAACTCGAAAGAAGAATTCTTGAAATTACTAAAAATGCTGGGGCTAAATTAGTAGGTCCAAATTGTATGGGTGTTATAAATGCTCTCGATGATGTACGACTTAATGCAACATTTGTAGCTGAAAAACCAGAAAAAGGTTCAACAGGATTTTTATCACAAAGTGGTGCACTCGGGGCTGCAGTATTAAATTCACTTAGAGAAACAGATATTAAGTTTGCACATTTTATAAGTGTAGGTAATAAAGCAGATGTAAACGAAAATGATATTGTTGAGTTCTGGCAGAATGATGATAATATTAGAACCATTGTATTATATCTCGAAAGTTTTTCTGATGGTGAGAGATTTATAAAAAATATTTTAGATGGGAAATTTCATAAACCTATAATAATATTAAAAGCTGGAAGAACTCTAAGTGGAATGAAAGCAGCAATTTCTCATACAGGTGCAATGAGTACACAGGATAGAGTTGTAGATTCAATACTTAAGCAATTTGGAATTATTCGAGCAGAAAATTTGAATGAACTTTTTAATACAGCTAAGGGGTTTGAAAATTTTCCATTACCGAAAGGAAATAAAGTTGCAGTTGTAACCAATGCTGGTGGTCCTGCTATTCTCTGTGTGGATAAATTAGAAAAAGAAGGATTAATTTTATCGACATTATCAAATGAAACAAAAGAGACAGTAAAAAAATTAATTCATCCAGAAGGAAGTGCAGAAAATCCAGTTGATCTATTGCCTAATGGTGATGCTCAAACATTTACTAATGTAATAAAAACATTAGTTAAAGATGAAAATGTTGATGCCATAATTTCAATTTTTGTTGAACCAGTAATGGTTTCAGCATTTGATGTGATTGAATCGATAAATTCGATTGAAAGCAATAAGCCAATTTTTCAGGTAGCAATGCCACTTCCAGAATTCTGGCAATACTATAAATTAAATTCAAAATACAAAAAGCCAGTTTTTAGAAATCCAGAAGATCCTGCAGAAATTATTTCAAATATGCTTCTGTATTCAAATAAAAATAAAGTTATTAGAAAGTCTGAGTTTTTGAATCGACATAAGGTTGGTGGTTATCGTATAACATCAAAAAGTGGAATATTAGACCATAACGAAATTGAAAAACTTTGTAAACATTATAACATTCCCCTTGTTAAAAGCAAGTTGCTTCTGCCAGAAGAAATCAAAAATATTGAAAAGGATTTTTTCCCTCTTGTATTAAAAGGGATAAATAAGAATGTAATTCATAAAACAGAAGTGAATGCAGTAATGCTGAATATCAAAAATGAAGATGAACTTTTAAAAGCATCGGAAGAAATTAAAGTTAACTTTAGACACAAAGGATATGAAGTGGAAGCATTTTTAATTCAACAATATGTAAATCCAAAATATGAAATATTAATTGGAGGATATAGAGATAACTCTTTCGGTCCTATAATTATGTTTGGTCTTGGAGGTAAATATGTAGAAGTGTATGATGACATAGTAATTAAATCATGCTATCTAAAAGGCGAAGATATTGATGAAATGATAGTATCAACAAAGATAGGAAAAATACTTAAAGGCGTAAGAGGAGAAAAAGCTGTTAACATTGATGATTTAAAAAATATTATAAAAAATTGTGCACTTATGATGATTGAAAATCCAGAAATACTGGAATTTGATATAAATCCATTAATTATTGATAAAGAAGATAATTATTATGTTGTTGATGTTAGAATTAATATTAAAGTTTAG